From the Leptidea sinapis chromosome 42, ilLepSina1.1, whole genome shotgun sequence genome, one window contains:
- the LOC126976796 gene encoding U3 small nucleolar RNA-associated protein 18 homolog, with translation MKRKHNVLDTEESKLSSLLFKRSNKFVEQLDEKKEDENLDQKPAWIDEDDDNFLTNAVIPKVKSDGPYSLKLKQKFETLIGTPQWAKITKVNSGEDDSDILKSVGHLGKRTSTKFERKILEFKGSTKIQPQKAKRGLLVPSIEFHPKVSAVLFGGSTGIVSLYSIGEEENKLHSFKLKNWFISSAQFNPDGTVAYISSKNQHNYCMYDIEKAQSILVQFPQVVKRPHIFKLSPDGKYFAATDCFELVFLICAKSRELLRTLKNNTKVQSITFSNDSKHLYCFNEEGVVTVWDLFTFRSVKKFYDNGCVTAARISMSPCGRLLATGTGEGIVNVYETAGITSYNPVPLKTISNLQTKITDLKFNPTSEILSVVSSYYPNAIKLVHIPSYHVFSNFPTQNMDQVETVSFSPNSGYMAISNNKSCVNIFRLKHFKNY, from the exons ATGAAACGTAAACACAATGTTTTAGACACTGAAGAATCTAA GTTATCGTCTTTACTGTTCAAGCGTTCGAATAAATTTGTTGAACAATTAGATGAAAAGAAAGAAGATGAGAATCTTGATCAAAAGCCTGCCTGGATCGACGAAGACGACGATAACTTTCTCACTAACGCAGTCATACCTAAAGTGAAAAGCGATGGACCTTAttcattaaaacttaaacaaaagTTTGAGACACTAATTGGAACACCACAGTGGgcaaaaattacaaaagttaACTCAGGTGAAGATGACAGTGATATATTGAAATCTGTTGGACATTTAGGAAAACGTACATCAACAAAGTTTGAAAGAAAGATTTTGGAATTTAAAGGAAGCACAAAAATACAACCACAAAAAGCAAAAAGAGGTTTATTGGTGCCAAGCATAGAGTTTCATCCTAAAGTCAGTGCAGTTTTGTTTGGAGGAAGCACAGGAATAGTATCATTATATTCTATTGGTGAGGAGGAAAACAAGTTGCACagttttaaacttaaaaattgGTTCATATCAAGTGCACAGTTCAATCCTGATGGGACAGTAGCTTATATATCATCTAAAAACCAACACAATTATTGTATGTATGATATTGAAAAGGCACAATCTATATTAGTACAATTTCCTCAAGTTGTCAAAAGACCCCACATATTCAAACTGTCACCAGATGGAAAGTATTTTGCTGCTACTGATTGCTTTGAGTTAGTGTTCCTTATATGTGCTAAATCAAGAGAATTATTgagaacattaaaaaataacacaaaggtACAATCAATTACATTCAGTAATGATTCAAAACATTTGTACTGCTTCAATGAGGAAGGTGTGGTTACAGTGTGGGACTTGTTTACATTCAGAAGTGTAAAGAAGTTCTATGACAATGGATGTGTGACTGCAGCACGGATTTCAATGAGCCCCTGTGGACGTTTATTAGCAACCGGAACTGGCGAAGGCATTGTTAATGTTTATGAAACAGCTGGAATCACATCATATAATCCAGTACCTTTAAAAACGATATCAAACTTACAGACTAAAATAACAGATTTGAAGTTTAATCCCACTTCTGAAATATTGTCTGTGGTATCCAGTTATTATCCCAATGCTATAAAATTGGTCCACATACCATCATATCATGTGTTTAGTAATTTTCCAACTCAGAATATGGATCAAGTTGAAACTGTAAGTTTTTCACCCAACAGTGGCTATATGGCGATTAGTAACAATAAGAGttgtgttaatatttttagacttaAACACTTCAAGAACTATTAA